Part of the Deinococcus detaillensis genome is shown below.
TCTCTTTGCACTTGCGGGCGTCACCGATGATCACCACGTCGTCGTCTACAGCCAGGGTGAGGGCGTGATTGGGGCCACCATGACCATGTACGCCCTCAATCTGATCGGGCACACCGATGTAAGCCTGCTTGATGGTGGCTGGACCGCGTACCGCAACACTCAGCGTGTATCGCAGCAGTACCCCGCATATGGTGCTGCTCAGCTCACCGTGCGGCCCGCACCGGATGCGATGAGCATTTCACTCGAGGAGTTGAAGGACCAGCTCGCCACGAAGAGGGCGACCTTCGTTGACGCCCGGCCCGAAGGTGCTTACCTGGGCGTAGAGAGTACCTGGATGCGCAACGGACATCTCCCCGGTGCCCTGAACGTGGACTGGCATTCTTTGGTTGAAGGCGCGAACTTGCATCAGCTGCGGCCACCGGAAGAGATCAAAGCTCTACTTGAACTGAAAGGAGTGAGGAAAGATCAAAACATCGTCGTGTACTGCGGCACCAGTCGCGAGGCGTCGATTCTGTATTTCATCCTCAAGCACCTGCTGGACTACCCCCGTGTACGTCTGTATGAGGGCTCCTGGACAGAATACAGTTCGTTTCCTGAGCTGAAGATGGAAACCGGCCGACCAGTTCCAACCGTGTAGCCAGCTCAAGGAGACTCCAGAAGCCGTCTATCAGCGGAAGTTGGCGACATCGCCCTTCCTTGAAGCCTGTTCAATTCCGGTTTCCACCTTGAACCCTTTTCTTCTCCCCGAACGTCATGAGGAAAGCGTATGAGTGCAGCTGAGCGTCCCCCTCCCCAGATCACCAGCCCGCCCGCCACACTCAAGCCCCAACCCAAAGTCAGCCGCTGGGCCTACGTCCTGATCGTCATCGGCGCACTGTCTCTCTTTGACCTGATTGGCCTCGACAACTGGGGCACGCCGCTGGTCATGATCGTGATTGGCGTGGCCCTCATTACGCGCCCGTACTCCTGGGGCCGCCCACTGACCCTCGGGCTGGTGACCGCGACGCTACTGGCGGTCGGAGGGTGGTACGTCCTGCGGCCTGCCGTCACCGGCACCTCGACCACCGAAACCCTCAGTGAGCCCCTCACGGCGGCCCGCGCCGAGATTGAGCTGTCTCCTTCTGTTGGGCAGCTGGACGTCGGGGCGGGCAGCGGCAGCACGCTGATCGGGGGCAGCCTGGGTCTGACCCGCAACGAGCGGCTGGAGCGCCGCACAGTGGAGCGCGGCGACACCCAGGTGGTGCAGTTGACTGCGCGGCAGATCAGGCCGAACATCTCGCTCTTCGGCAATCTCGGCCAGGACAACGCGCACTGGCTCGTGACGCTCTCGCCAGACGTGCCGCTGGCGCTGAAGGTCAACATGGGAGCCGGAGCATCGACACTCGATCTGGCCAACTTGAAGGTCACTGAACTGAGATTCGAGGGAGGAGTCGGACGCGCCAATGTCCGGCTGCCTGCCACCGGACTCGTCTCCGCCGTGATCAAGAGTGGCGTCGGCCAGCTGAATGTCACCGTCCCAAGGGGCATGAAGGCGCGTGTGCGCGTCAGCAGCGGTCTGGGGGCGGTGAAGGTGATGGGCGATTTCTTGCGTGACGGCGACACCTCCGTTTCGCCGGGCTATGCACAGAGCGCGAACCGGGTCGATCTGTACATCGAAGTGGGTCTCGGCGCAGTCAACGTCGAGCAACTGAACCGTTGATGCCCCCTCTTCCTCACCCCAGCCGTAACGCTCTGGAAACAGACTACGGTCAGCATTCAACAGAGGACACGCTCTCCATTGACACCTCAGCGCGTCTCAGAACGACCAGGAGGTCCATCATGAAGACCGACAATCACCTGTTTAGAAACGCCAGCACCCTACTCATCGCCCTGACCCTTGGCGGCATGGCTTCGGCCATTGACTGGCGAACCGGCGACAGCGTGACCGTGGCCAAGTCTGAAGTCATTCAGGACGATCTGTACGTCGCTGGCAATGATGTACAGATCGACGGCACCGTTAACGGCGATTTGTTCGTGGGGGGGCGCACGGTGACCATCAACGGCGACGTGCGCGGCAACCTCTGGGCATCGGGCGAGACGCTGATTCTGGGCGGCAAGGTATCCCAGACGGCCCGCGTCGCCGGTTCCGTGATCCGCGTTCAGAATGGGGCCAGCATCGGGCGCGATCTGCTGGCCGCCGGTTCAGAAGTTGTGGTGGCCCCTGGCGTCGTTATCGGGCGCGACGTGGCCGTGGGCAGTTCTCAGGCCCAATTGGACGGCCGGGTGACCCGAAATGCCTACGTGGGGGCCAACGGCATCGAGGTTGGCGGCGTGATCGGCGGAAACGCCAAAATGGCGGTTGGAGACACCGCTGTCCCGACCGGGAACAACTGGACAACATTCAGCGACCCTGGCCTGCGGTTTACTCAGGGCGGGCGGATCGCGGGCGACCTGACCCTTCAGCGTTCCGACTCCGGCCAGGCGGCCCTGCCTGCTGGAGCAGTGGGTGGACAGGTGACGTATGCCCCAATTAGCGGCGTGACTGTTCAGCCCCGTCCCAATCCGTTCGCCAGCTTTCTGAGCGCCTTTGTCGGCATCGCGCTGGTTGGTCTGCTGCTGCTCTGGCTGGCCCGCCCCCGGCTGCTGGGCGTCTGGGAGAAATTGCGAGCTGCGCCCGCTGCCAGTCTCGGGTACGGCGCTGTGGCCTTTGTCGGTCTGCCTATCGCCGCCTTGCTGGGCGTGCTGGCGCTCGGTCTGCTGACTGGCGCGTTGATGCTGCTGCGCCTCGGCGGTCTCGGCCTGCCGCTGGCCTTCGTCGGAATGCCTGTGCTGCTGGGCGGCGCAACCCTGGTCGCGTGGCTGGC
Proteins encoded:
- a CDS encoding sulfurtransferase, with the translated sequence MKLVNSTWLSAHLNDENLRVLDVRSDVMQYLPGHVPNAVHLSDFSLRAPKNGVPAQYLNPESLCHLFALAGVTDDHHVVVYSQGEGVIGATMTMYALNLIGHTDVSLLDGGWTAYRNTQRVSQQYPAYGAAQLTVRPAPDAMSISLEELKDQLATKRATFVDARPEGAYLGVESTWMRNGHLPGALNVDWHSLVEGANLHQLRPPEEIKALLELKGVRKDQNIVVYCGTSREASILYFILKHLLDYPRVRLYEGSWTEYSSFPELKMETGRPVPTV
- a CDS encoding LiaF domain-containing protein is translated as MSAAERPPPQITSPPATLKPQPKVSRWAYVLIVIGALSLFDLIGLDNWGTPLVMIVIGVALITRPYSWGRPLTLGLVTATLLAVGGWYVLRPAVTGTSTTETLSEPLTAARAEIELSPSVGQLDVGAGSGSTLIGGSLGLTRNERLERRTVERGDTQVVQLTARQIRPNISLFGNLGQDNAHWLVTLSPDVPLALKVNMGAGASTLDLANLKVTELRFEGGVGRANVRLPATGLVSAVIKSGVGQLNVTVPRGMKARVRVSSGLGAVKVMGDFLRDGDTSVSPGYAQSANRVDLYIEVGLGAVNVEQLNR
- a CDS encoding bactofilin family protein, producing MKTDNHLFRNASTLLIALTLGGMASAIDWRTGDSVTVAKSEVIQDDLYVAGNDVQIDGTVNGDLFVGGRTVTINGDVRGNLWASGETLILGGKVSQTARVAGSVIRVQNGASIGRDLLAAGSEVVVAPGVVIGRDVAVGSSQAQLDGRVTRNAYVGANGIEVGGVIGGNAKMAVGDTAVPTGNNWTTFSDPGLRFTQGGRIAGDLTLQRSDSGQAALPAGAVGGQVTYAPISGVTVQPRPNPFASFLSAFVGIALVGLLLLWLARPRLLGVWEKLRAAPAASLGYGAVAFVGLPIAALLGVLALGLLTGALMLLRLGGLGLPLAFVGMPVLLGGATLVAWLALLGAQGFAAYLIGTWIVHALRPKGNMAPVATVLIGALLLALVLQIPVLGALATLAALLLSLGALWLTLRGPPRRPVVPQVSVPQAT